One window of the Candidatus Schekmanbacteria bacterium genome contains the following:
- a CDS encoding DUF374 domain-containing protein, with translation MSDFGFKEKSILFLIKTFGIPLVRILFNSYEVHSEGAETVLKFMEERKSFICAFWHQRLFLVTGYFRDTGGSPLVSMSKEGEYITATLKALGFNPVRGSTSRRSYESFRELYSILDKGTQIGITPDGPRGPSRIVQKGVLYLAKYSGRPIIPVGASADKFWIFNSWDRFIVPKFSSKVFFEFGNPIYVGRDASDDEMEIKRKELKQELDTLCVKADKSAGHEPLPQSRYENR, from the coding sequence ATGTCAGATTTTGGATTTAAAGAAAAATCTATTTTATTTTTGATTAAAACATTTGGAATTCCTTTAGTAAGAATTCTTTTCAATAGTTATGAAGTGCATTCAGAGGGGGCTGAAACTGTATTAAAGTTTATGGAAGAAAGAAAGTCATTCATATGTGCTTTTTGGCATCAAAGACTATTTCTTGTAACAGGATATTTTAGAGATACAGGTGGCTCTCCTCTTGTTAGTATGAGTAAAGAAGGTGAGTATATAACAGCTACATTAAAGGCATTAGGATTTAATCCCGTTAGAGGGTCAACATCGAGAAGAAGTTATGAATCCTTTCGTGAACTTTATTCCATATTGGATAAAGGGACACAAATTGGTATAACACCTGATGGACCGAGAGGACCATCAAGAATAGTGCAGAAGGGAGTACTTTACCTTGCAAAATACTCCGGGCGGCCAATTATACCTGTCGGAGCAAGTGCTGATAAATTCTGGATTTTTAACAGCTGGGATAGATTTATTGTTCCTAAATTCTCGAGCAAGGTTTTCTTTGAATTTGGCAATCCGATTTATGTTGGAAGGGATGCAAGTGATGATGAAATGGAAATAAAGCGAAAGGAACTAAAGCAAGAACTCGATACATTATGTGTTAAAGCAGATAAATCGGCAGGACACGAACCTCTTCCCCAGTCAAGGTATGAAAATAGGTAG
- a CDS encoding lipid-A-disaccharide synthase produces the protein MTNNEKKSLLIVSGDHSADMYVSNIIKELKKSAPDLRIAGTGGDKMKEAGMELLWHLNDMSVIGLWEAIYKANVIKKVRKSLLDFISRNNVCAAMLVDYPGFNLYFANLLKKMNIPVIYFISPQVWAWRSGRIKKIKERVDKILVILPFEEAIYRRAGVDTEFVGHPLLEIMSGESSAERKGSIRNNDGNYRIALLPGSRKKEIEYLIKDMIGAAEIVSQRMENVSFILPLAPGIDRQIIEKNLAGKEISLEIVNGQAREILKSSDFAVICSGTATLEAAITETPFIIVYRLSKMTEILGKRLLKIKNWGLVNIIAGAEVVPELQQEEVNPENIASFILESLKSEERLNETKRNLFELKKMLGSADVSKRVSEILLQYV, from the coding sequence ATGACGAATAACGAAAAAAAATCCCTCCTAATAGTTTCTGGCGACCATTCGGCTGATATGTATGTTTCAAATATTATTAAAGAACTGAAAAAGTCTGCACCTGATTTAAGGATAGCAGGCACCGGCGGTGATAAAATGAAAGAAGCAGGAATGGAGCTATTGTGGCATCTCAACGATATGTCTGTAATAGGATTATGGGAAGCTATATATAAAGCGAATGTAATAAAAAAAGTAAGAAAATCACTTCTTGATTTCATCAGTAGAAATAATGTTTGTGCGGCTATGCTTGTAGATTATCCCGGCTTCAATCTTTATTTTGCAAATCTTTTGAAAAAGATGAATATTCCGGTTATTTATTTCATAAGTCCTCAGGTTTGGGCATGGAGAAGCGGACGAATTAAAAAAATAAAAGAACGGGTTGATAAGATTCTTGTAATACTTCCTTTCGAAGAAGCCATTTATAGGAGAGCAGGAGTCGACACTGAATTTGTAGGACATCCCCTTCTCGAGATAATGAGCGGCGAATCCTCAGCAGAGAGGAAGGGTTCAATCAGAAATAATGATGGTAATTACCGCATTGCTCTTTTGCCGGGAAGTAGAAAAAAGGAGATTGAGTACCTAATAAAAGATATGATAGGTGCGGCTGAGATAGTTTCTCAGCGGATGGAAAATGTATCTTTTATCTTGCCTCTTGCACCAGGAATTGACAGGCAGATCATTGAAAAAAATTTAGCGGGTAAGGAGATTTCTTTGGAAATTGTAAATGGTCAGGCGAGAGAGATTCTTAAATCCTCTGATTTTGCTGTAATCTGTTCAGGCACTGCCACATTGGAAGCTGCAATAACTGAAACCCCCTTTATTATTGTCTATAGATTATCAAAAATGACAGAGATATTGGGAAAAAGATTGTTAAAGATAAAGAATTGGGGATTGGTTAACATCATTGCTGGGGCAGAAGTAGTGCCGGAGCTTCAGCAGGAAGAAGTGAATCCTGAAAACATTGCTTCATTCATCCTTGAATCTTTGAAATCTGAGGAGAGATTGAATGAGACAAAAAGAAATCTTTTTGAATTGAAGAAGATGCTTGGAAGCGCAGATGTATCAAAGCGGGTTTCAGAAATTCTTCTTCAATATGTCTGA